The DNA region GAATTTCTCTCCAGCAGCCAGTCAGTCTGGACAGCCTGTCTGCCAGCCCTCCTGATGGAGAATTCATCAGTGACACTTTCAGAGCTACAGCCCTCAGCCAGGAGGATGTGATCAGGGCCAGGGAGCAGCTTGGCATGGGTGGCACAGTGCCCAGTCACACTGGCACAGACAGTGGTAAAGATACCTTTGTTTCTCATCGTTTCGATGCAGTACTTTACTCAGGCTTGCCCTCCATCAGGTCTAGCGAAATAGAACATAAGAAAACGTTCTGATGTTAACAGACCATTGAGCCATTCAGTGATTCCATCAAGCATGAACCTTCGTTTTTAAAGATCCCAGTATATTCATCATCACAATATACCGTATCTCGTTTATTCAGCCATGCACATAAGAAACAGTCTCAGTAAGCAATTGATATTGTTTACTAtcagtatttgttttaatgatttttgcattttgttttcaatatttttccaTCCTGTGCTAAGAAATGTATAATAAGCTTGAATGGCCTACATTTCCTTTGACCACATGATCAAACATAGATGATACATATTGATTAATGTAAATCCAAAGAACAGAACGAGGAAATACCTTTCCCTTTGCACTATTACACAGCCTTGGTTTTAACTCTGTGAACTGATAACAGCTGTATGTTATACAGCTCTCTTACCATGCACACTTTCATACAGGCACTAATCCCTCTTGTAGCAGCTCTGGGTTTCTTAAGGACTTCTTATGCAGTGGTGTCTGTGGGCCTGTCTGTCTCACCTGTCTGCAGGGGACATCCCGGAGTGGGAGCAGGAGCTGCAGAAGGAGCTGCAGGGCTTCGACCTGGCAGAGGAAGGGGTGCCCCTGGACGAGGACTGGGAGGTGGAGATTGAGGAGATGCTGCAGGGCTACGAGTAGCGATTCCAGGCCTCCACTGCGGCTCCCCGTTCAAGCCACACACTGCACCTGTCCAGCGCCGGTCTGGACTCCCTGTCTCTCTGCGCTGTCTCCCTGTGTCACTGAGCCCTGAAAGAGGAGCTGCTTGGGAGAAGAGCTGCATTCACTGTCCCCCCACGCTCCACACACAAGCACTGGCAGACAGGTTTTAAAATTAGACGGCTGCACACTCCTTAGGGAGAGGGGGCTTGGGGGAAGCTCGAACCCATGCAAAATATCCTGATGGTGAATGATTTTGAGGTAGATCAAAATCTTTTCCAGTGCATTTATGAAAGAGGTTCGTGAAGCAGACTTTATTATTTATCCTTATTATTCCACGGTGTTCCACGGTATATTTAGATGTAAACCAGTTAAGCTGTATAGTGGCTTCAGTGCATTTTTATACACCTATACAATGCTCATTCAGAGTGCACGTATTACAATTGACTGTCCAGGTTTTCATGTATTATTTGGATCTTAATGGTTTTCTGTcatatttgttacattttttttaatctccactcaagaaaatatttttccatggGAGCCATTGTAAATTTCCTGTGACTAGTATGCAGTGCTTAACAGTTTGCAGTTCGTACCCCAGAGACCACCGGAGCAGTTCTAACTTAAACACCGCTGCCGAAATGCTCACCTCTGTTTTTCATATAATACCATTACAGTTTTCTTCAAGAAGCAATAATCCTATCAGCATTCAGTCTGCCTGCTGTTGTGAATTATTTAAATACCTGTCAGTATTTCCAAAGCCTTGGAGTGTCAAATACAAAGTGATGCATATGCTGTAAATAAacaagctttaaaaataaagattttatatGAAAGCAAATTGATTCTTGTGTTAATGAAAGTTAAATGTGTCTGTTGATGAGCTTCAGATTATACGATTGCAAATTCAGTTTGATAATGATTTGGTGATAATGAGTTAAAGACTGGTAGCataattaaatgtcttaattaaaaaaaaaatatatatataacttagTTTTAGCATGGTTGTGTTAAGAATTTCTATAATCAGATGGTTTATCTTTGGGATTTTCTTTACTAAAATGAGGCTGTACATACAGTTTACAATTTATGTTGGTTGTCTGTGttagctttattttttatatccaCCCAGTTTGAAATTGCAAATTGTTGCGTTTAAGGCTCATTTGTGCAGTAGCAGCTCCTGCACTCCTGCAGTCTTCACTGAGAGGTCACTGGGGTCACTGTTTGCCAGAATGCTGGAGACCCCTGGTGGACGACTCTCAGCCCTGTCCCAGTGGTGCTCGGATCATTGTGCATCGCTACCTAGAGAGTCCAAGTCATGGTCGGCTAGTGACACGACCCAGGTCAAACTAATGTCGTCGGGATCTCTGAGCTCAATCTGCATGAGTCCGTCCGCTGTTTGAGGTCAGTTCTCCTACAATACAGGATAAAAAACacacagtttaattaaaaatctcTCATTGTCTTTCTTGCATTTATTTAGACCCTTTTACTACCACGCTGTGActacttttcagaatttgttactgaaaaacaaactgaaaccctatgCAATATACTCTTTTGTCATGAACCAAGTTGTCAGCCCTATAAAAAACAATCACTCCTCTTGgcagatttaaaacaaaacagctgtGCTTCATAGTCTTTCACTGATATCCCTAATACTCCTGTAAGCTGAACAAACTATGCTATGCACCCCTGCCTACTCAAACATAACATTGGCTAATCTCATTCTTAATTAGCAGACAACCTGGCTCACGGCAAAAGAGTAGATTGCGTCtggtttttcagaaacagattTTGAAAAGTAGTCACACAGTTTGGTAGTAAAAAGGTCTGAATAAATGTCAGAGCGACAACAGGAGAGATTTAACTTGGGGGGGGAACTGTGTCTCAAGCATCCTACACCCAGATTCTGCCAACAACACTTAATCACCGCGACAATTACAGATTTTCCCTGGAACCTAATGATTTTCCTTGGCTGCTTTTTCAGGTCAGTGGAATAAACAGTAGCAGCTAAGGGCTTTCCTGGTCCAATGTCCAAAGGGCAACACATTCTGCCAAacattctgtgttttttctgtttccagTGTCCATACGTGTTCATGGCTGTGATTAGCATTGCCAAATAAAAAGACAATTTGTACCGAAGCATCAGTATAAAGAGCAGAATGTAAGTGGTGTCGTGCATTAGCATTGTCTGTAGCCATATTCTTCCCCATTTGGTGCTTCATTATCTCATCAAAATGAGTTACAGCAAGAATTTTCAATATAATTCCCCTTGTTAAATTGTATTACTTCTAAGttgtcatatatatatatacatttacgTGGCTAATGGGCAACGTGGGGCAGCTGTCTCACAGTTCAAACCcaaggtcctgggtttgattctgtgCTTGCGgttgtctgtctgtgtggggtttgtcTCTCCAGGAAATGGAGAACAGCGACCCCATCTGGAAACAACAAGTGATGGAAGGAGATGAATTTGTGTCTGTACATAATCAACTAGTACCCAGCTGAAGCCATCAATCAGGGCCGACAGATGGGTTGGGGTGTCCCCAGTGTGCAATGGAGACCCATCTGTGAGAGGCGGACAGTCCAGTTTGTGAGCCAGCAGCCAGGATTCTCCATGGGCTCTGGGGACAGCTGCTCAGGAACTGAACTGTGACAGCACAGAAAACCATGGGGCTGTTTCTGTGTGTCAGGTCCCAGGGTTAAAGCGTTTTGAAATCTCCACAATATAATCAGAATAAATGTGCTTTAGAAATCATACTCTAAAGTCAGAGCTGTATATCATTCTTCGCTGCACAAAGTACTTTTGATTTGAAACCTCCTCTGAAGCAAGGGTCTCATAGACATTTAGCACTTGAACAATTGTGATCTTTTTGTGGTTTTGTCTGCTGATGAAGGATGGGGCTGTGCTGAGGTCTAGAAAATCGACATACATCCTAGTTTCTGCTCTCTGGCTTCACAGATGCAAATAAATCCTGACTAATCTCTCAGACTAACCCCACTTATTAGGCGAAACGGCTAAAAATGCTCAGTAGTCGTAAAATTTAATTTGACAATTGCACATAGCTTTTAACATCTTCTGAGTTAGTctgcaatggaaaacaaatgcGCTAATTTTATCCTGTAGCTTGGCTTCCTAGTCCTGGAGACCCAGTATTTACTGGTTTTCATAATTGGTTGCTTCCTTGAATCCTTTATTgctaaacaagcaagcagatcaaACAAGTCATCAATTAAAACTGAAGATTTAGAGTTCAGATGGAATATGAATTCAGAATGGGGAATCACTGctttataaaatgaataatatgATTAGTCCAACATTTGTTATTGTTTCTGCTCATCTAAAGATTAGGTTTTGCGTGTCACTTCTTATAggtaataaaaaatatgtttttttatgtttggaaCTCAGCAGCAGGAGCAAAGCTAGGAGATACAGAGGAAACACAGGCCTATGGAATCAGTGAAGGATGATGAATTGTCACCACGCTCATGCTGTATGTAAACCAGGGGTGACAAGACACTTCCTAGAAGGTTTAGCATCCCCTGGATTTTATTCCAACCTGGCCTTTCAGCTACAAAGAGGATCTAATTATTGAACTGCATGAAACATGGCTCTGAAGTGTTTTCGAAATATCTGTATCTTTAACAAAGTGTTTGGAGAAGTCAACTCTGGAAGACCTCAAGTAACATTCTGTAAATGTCCGACTAAGAAATATAATTAGGTTAATTGTGCAATTGACTATCGAGGTTGGGAGAAACGCTAGCAAGCCATGGAGGAAGTGAGCGTGGCACCACTGACCCATGCTAACAGTCACAGGACTCCGGATTCCCTCAATTTCAGTACCGTGGATAGCGAAGCCCAGTTTGCCTATTGTCAAATCCACAGGACAGCTCCATGCACTGGGTCTCCTGAAGGGTTTTTTCTACATACAGCAGGTCGCTCTCACACCAGGTAGGTATGACCTGTAATTGTGTCTAGAAAATAAGACATATGTGTTTATACAAGATTAACcagaaatactgttccttaatTGGAAAAGTGCTGCTTTATGGGAATCTTTTATATAAACATTCTCTAAGGAACTTCTCTAAGGAAGCGTTTCTTGGAGCAATGTGCGAGAACTCTGTTGAAACAAATGCATAAATGTCAGAGAAACTCCAGTTCACAGCTGCGGGCTACACTGCCTTCTTGATCAACACTGTACCCATGAAACAGCACGGCGGCCAATATACAGTAAGCGCTGCGAAGAAAAACACGCCGGGTAATGATAAAATACAAGGCCAGGAACGGCACTGTgcgtcatacagtacatgctaaaTCACTTCAATACCCGTTACTATTCTGCGTTATGTGCGCATCACACTCGTGCAAAACCAGACGGCTTTTTCGTCTGTGACTGCTGAAAAACCGTTAGTGTGTGCTATACACGGCCTTGTCTagcttagcttttttttttttcagaattggcGAGGTTCTGTGAGATCGCGCTTCCTGAGCCACACGCACCTTCTCTCAAGATAAGCCCATGCAAGCCGTCACATGACTCcatcactctctcacacacacacacagacacacacacgcacggtAGACTCCCCCGGCAGCGCGCACACTGCACCTTCCTGACGGAGCAGGCGCTGGCTTGGTGTAAACAGAGCAGGTGTGCGGGCGGCTTTGTTAAAGCGCCATCCCCGTCTCGTCACCCGCCTCGCCACAGCCATGCCATGGAGATTTTGTGGCAATATCAGTTCAGGATCATCCTGCTAGGAGACTCGACGGTGGGCAAGTCGTCCCTGCTGAAGCGCTTCACGGACGGCGTGTACAGTGATGTGGCTGACCCCACCGTCGGGGTAGATTTCTATGCCCGTTCACTGGAGATCGAGCCGGGGGTGAAAATCAAGTTGCAGCTTTGGGACACTGCCGGACAGGAGCGTTTCAGGTGAGAGATGCGCTAAACATCGAGCTGCCATTTACAACAGATATAAAAAACGAGTTCCCCCCCCCCttgtatatgtatttattttaaattgatcaaATAGCGACTGTGCTATGGGGGTAATTAAGGAATGTAAAACACAATAAAGGGGTATCCGTGCACAATAGGTGATGTGTAGAGGCGTGGTATGGTAAGAATTGAAGAATTGATGCAGCAACGCTCACTGCATATAGACATTATCAAATGAGGTCAGCGGGGATCATCGCTTTCGCTTTTAAATTTGACGTACCGCTGCTTGGTGTTTATCAGAAATTTTAAAATGGTGGTATCAGGATCGATATCAAATCTGTGTCATGCCTATGTATTTACTTAGCGTGCTTGTGGTCTAAAATAAACAACGTTACCGCTGCAGTTCTGCTGCACATCGActgactgtgtacagtatgtgcgctCTGAAGTACAAAGGAGAAAGGATCCCAGAAGGAAGCTTACCTCCGCACACACATAAAAAGGGATCCGTATTAACTTGGTTTGCTACCGCTTCAGACACTCATGATCTCGGGCTCTAAATCCGCAGCCTGCAAGTAATCCCTAAAGCTCTCGGCTCCTTCAGTCCGTGCCGACACTGCACGCCGAGGCTGGTGCTGCAAACAGAGCGAGCAGCAGCAGCTCACAGCCGCACAGTGAGGTCGGTGTTATCAACGGCTTCCACCACCCAGACCTCTTTCTTCccgtgacagtttttttttttgcgaaaTGTGATAATATCGCGTCTGCAGCAGTGATGAGAAGAAATACAGAGAAAGCTGAGTAACACAGTTACACggatttattatttaatgtacAAAACGTCGCAATTCCTAACATAACATGAGACATACATAACGGAGGCTCCTAGCATACGATATCAGCTTCCATTGGACAATTGCTGGTAGATATTTGGCCGGGACGTTTACAGCTGTCtcaagcaattttaaaaaatgaatagatAATATcaattttataacattttatttataacatTTACTAGGTATGAAAAGTTAGCTTCCCCGTGCAACTACTGTGTTATTATTTAGAATTTCGATCCCAGTATTGAGCCACACCCCATGTGAAGTCACTTGTTACCACAAACTGCATTCAGACCACAGCTTCAGAAACACCAATTCTTTCCAGTTACTGCAATGTGTGCCTGAGGCACAACATGTATAAGGGTCTACGTGACCACTATTCTTTCAAATGAATTAGACCTTTTTTGCAGGTTGTGTCCAAAATCACAGCCCTTCATTATGTTCTTTTGGATATGAAGCGGGTTAATTATTTGACGGAATAATGCTTCGTATTCATGATGAAGGCACATTAGTAACTGCCCTTAAGGTTTAAGTTTAATGCCACAGAGGAACTGCACATTCTGATAAAAATCAAGAGAGATCATGGCTCTGAATGCAGAACAACGTCTTTAGATAAGTGAAGCCCAAGTCAAGTCGTTTCATTGACCACACCCCTGCCATTATCTACTGTAGAAACCGGCTTCCCCAAGTCTGTTGTCAGCTAAACACCTGCCTCCAAGAGAGAGCTTTGAAAGACAGTCAACACATGGGCCAGCAGCCTCTTTAAATCGTCTCGCTGTGTATTTGGAAGTGATTTGAATTGTGTGGCAATTAGCGTTGCTGCCTCACCGCGCTGGGGCCTTGGGCCCAGTGCCTGGGGTGGGGTGCTATCTGGACCCCAGTTTGTACatttttgtgggtttcctctgggtgctctggcttcttcccacagtccaaagacatgctgttaagtgaattgacttctgggaaattgACCCTGTGTGAGTCCTGATATTCTCATAAAAAGACAGGCTTTACATCAGTGCATCAGTGTGGCTTCTGAGAACGTTGACGTACCAGTTAATCTCCATGCTTTCTGCATTCAGTCAGGATCAGAGTGTACACTTTCACATTAGCCAGGACCCTAACTGGATCCTGGCTTTGGTCATTTGCCATGACCCTAAAATAGAGGAGCAAGGATGATAATGTGGAGAGGAGTTTCTGTACTGAAACTGAAAGCTATTGCAATAGTaaagttcaattcaattcaattcaatttatttttatatagtgccttttgcAACTAGgctgccccaaggcgcttaacaaagcaagtgaccatacatgttgtgaatCCCCAGCAAGTCTTTCCGTTGGTGCTGTAGAAGATCTCACTCCAGACATTGCAACAGGCCCTGCCATGAAAATGACAGAGCTTGAATTGGTCCCTCTAATATGTGGACTTTTAAACAGGCTTACAATCACTGAGTGAAATAAACAGGTAGCAATGAATAACTGTCATTTCAGAGGATTTTAGATAAAACAGGAAAGCAACACGGGGTTAGAAGGATTTGGTTGGGCACCATGTGGATCTGCCATCGTACAGTACGTCTGGATAACGGCTCTCCTCCCTTTCCTCGACAGGTCCATTACCACCTCCTACTACCGCAACTCCGTGGGCGGGCTGCTGGTGTTCGACCTGACCAACCGCAAGACCTTCGAGCACGTGCGGGAGTGGCACCGCGAAGTGAGCGAGCACATCCGGCCCTACCACATGGCCTTCATCCTGATCGGGCACAAGAGCGACCTGGCGGGCGAGCGCAAGGTGACCCGCGAGGAGGCGGAGAAGCTGGCCGCCTCGCTGGGCGTGCGCTACGTGGAGACCTCGGCCAAGAGCAACAGCAACGTGGACCGGGCCTTCGAGACGCTGACGCGGGACATCTACGAGCTGATGAAAGCCGGGGAGATCGCCACGCGGGAAGGCTGGGATGGCGTGAAGAGCGGCCTGAACGCTAAGATCCTGTACCCGGCCGAAGAGGAGCCGCGAGAGAGCAAGTGCCAGTGTTGACTCTCCCCTGCCTCGTTTCTGCTTCCCCGCCGGTGTCTCCCATCTTTCCTCCTTCCTCATGGCCCCTGCCCTCTCTCCTCCGGGACCCAGAGCAGGTCTCCCTGCTGGCACTCCCAGCTCTGGGTCCTGACGTCTGGTCTGCTCACAGTCCAGCCAGCCTGGCCCGTTTCCCAGTCTGGTGTTTTGTGCACACAACCTCTGCAGCACACTGCCACTTGTGACCTGCAAAATGAACTTCGGCATTAAATCGCTTGAATACTGTTTAGCAACACCCTGACACTGGTACGATTGTTGCCTGGATATTTGGAGAGCTCCGTTACGAGTTATATCTGGATTCCCAGGCGGTTACTAGCCTTTTATGTATTCTTTCACAAACTACTGTGCAAGAAGGAACCTGCATCCTGTCTGTGCAATTGCATCATTGTGGTGTTATCGGGCGTAAGCTGAAGTCCAGTCTGTTGGAGTCATCGTTCTGCTTCTGTCCATTTTTCTGTCTTGAAGGAACCTTGTTCATGTTTCCCTAAAATAGCATTTTTCAAAGCAGAAAATATTTAGTTGTTCTGTAGAGGGGTGGCAAGGATACCAGATTGGTGCAAACTCTTTATTTTTGCCAGCTCGACTGAATGAGTGCTTTTACATACAAGCcaaaatatcttttttctttcatgaaTGACCAGATTTCTCTTCAGTCTATGTCTTACTACGCACCAGACAGTGTATGTCTTATACTCCTTCGTATTTATATCCACTTCTCCTTGGGGTTTTGTTAGTGTACTTTACTCCCAGGCAGCCTGGTGAAGTTTGAGGATGTATACATACTGCACTGGAACGGGAATTGAGGTCGAAACTTTACCCTTAACAGAATATACATCACATTTTGAAAACTTAACACCTTTATAAAGATGCTGCCACTGAGCAAAGCCTTGTGTGTGATACAAAAGGCCGTTTTGACTGACAGGAGAATGATGGGATGTGCCATATGAGGTAGTCCTGGGATGCACACCACAAATTTACCACTCCCAACCTCAGGAGCTCTATTTACAGAATGGTATACAATTTCAGTGGAAGACAATATCCCCTCCTTATCTGAATTGTTTCTTGCATGCAGCAGTCGTGTCTCCTCTGATGTAAATCCTCAATATTGGACCTCAATGACTATTACAGTACTCACGACAGAATATTATTAGGTGCTCATAGTATTTAGTTACTCAAGCCAATTAATGAATAGCAAGTAAAGTTctgtaaaactgtaaaactgttccAGTAATTCAGGATGAGAAAAACGGACAGAACTTGATGAATGCTCCTGAGTGCAAGAGTCCAGGGCTCCAGGGTTATAAGGTTCTGTAATAAATTAAGCTTGTTCCATGGGCTGAGCTGTGAAAAATGTAATGGTGCCTATAGAATGTGGAGGACTGAAGCTCTGGAAGACGGGAGATGTACAGCAGAGATGTTTTTCTCTCGCCTTTCCAGGATTGCTCTCTGTTGAGATAAGGAGTCTTGTCATGGAGCTGCTACTGTAGAGGCTGCTGTACTGTGCCTCTCACACCTGTTTGTCCTGCTCGTGTGACCACCCACTCCTGATTACAAGCTCCGTACCAGCTTATATGTACAATTTCACCCCCTTATTGAGTACATCACTCAATTCCCAGAACATCTCTTAAAAATCCAGCAGCATTTGTAATCCTGCAAGGCC from Lepisosteus oculatus isolate fLepOcu1 chromosome 11, fLepOcu1.hap2, whole genome shotgun sequence includes:
- the LOC102695725 gene encoding ras-related protein Rab-39B-like, with translation MEILWQYQFRIILLGDSTVGKSSLLKRFTDGVYSDVADPTVGVDFYARSLEIEPGVKIKLQLWDTAGQERFRSITTSYYRNSVGGLLVFDLTNRKTFEHVREWHREVSEHIRPYHMAFILIGHKSDLAGERKVTREEAEKLAASLGVRYVETSAKSNSNVDRAFETLTRDIYELMKAGEIATREGWDGVKSGLNAKILYPAEEEPRESKCQC